A region of Ornithorhynchus anatinus isolate Pmale09 chromosome 5, mOrnAna1.pri.v4, whole genome shotgun sequence DNA encodes the following proteins:
- the NCCRP1 gene encoding F-box only protein 50: MSAQQERTPSPLPPVPDSPGPAPPSPTPSEGTARQRLLDEWGPQRDLPAPLPPPGLTWQLLYLHRPLYRNLLRSPNPEGINVYEPAPPAPRNAQAVPLSSLGNFNGWEISTEKLQANYSWTVKQQCVDLLAEGLWEELLDRYQPDITVMDWYEDSQLDASVYELHVRLLQGDRRTVVKEYNTAPRTNPRGPPGCWLQVSHVFKKYGPGVRYVHFLHKTKDHQGPDGFHRTRVTDSSVSVQLRE; this comes from the exons ATGTCGGCCCAGCAGGAGCGGACCCCGTCCCCTCTGCCCCCGGTGCCGGactccccgggcccggcgcccCCGTCGCCCACCCCGTCGGAGGGCACCGCCCGGCAGCGGCTGCTGGACGAGTGGGGACCCCAGAGGGACCTGCCCGCCCCCCTGCCACCCCCGGGCCTCACCTGGCAGCTCCTCTACCTGCACCGCCCGCTCTACCGAAACCTGCTCCGGAGCCCCAACCCCGAGg GCATCAACGTCTACGAGCCggcgccccccgctccccgcaaTGCCCAGGCCGTGCCCCTCTCGTCTCTCg GTAATTTTAATGGCTGGGAGATAAGCACCGAGAAGTTGCAGGCCAACTAcag CTGGACGGTCAAGCAGCAGTGCGTGGACCTGCTGGCCGAGGGCCTGTGGGAGGAGCTGCTGGACCGATACCAACCGGACATCACTGTCATGGACTG gtacGAGGACAGCCAACTGGACGCGTCTGTGTACGAGCTGCACGTGCGGCTGTTGCAGGGGGACCGGCGGACCGTGGTGAAGGAATACAACACCGCGCCCCGGACCAACCCCCGGGGCCCCCCAGGCTGCTGGCTGCAG GTCTCGCACGTCTTCAAAAAGTATGGGCCGGGCGTCCGCTACGTCCACTTCCTCCACAAGACCAAAGACCACCAGGGTCCGGACGGTTTCCACCGGACCCGGGTGACCGACAGCTCCGTTTCCGTGCAGCTGAGGGAGTGA